A window of Sulfobacillus thermosulfidooxidans contains these coding sequences:
- a CDS encoding (d)CMP kinase: MCSGIITIDGFAASGKSTCARLLSSSLGVPMLSTGMAHRLNVWVLLHEGINPNDLEQLELYLSRLELHFDVQNNVLTPNINGYGIPPDELDSDEVRKWLPRITRRPEVGRGLAARFRTATAGMRLVAEGHGLGTGIFPEAGHKFFCDAPTEIRIERRWRQRCAASEVISREEVGRELRERDASDAMREVNPVRQLPDMVVVDTGKLTPDECLKLMLEVLD, encoded by the coding sequence ATGTGTTCTGGGATAATCACGATTGACGGCTTCGCCGCATCAGGCAAATCAACTTGTGCCCGGTTACTCTCATCTTCCTTAGGTGTGCCTATGCTCAGTACGGGAATGGCGCATCGTTTGAACGTATGGGTTCTATTGCACGAGGGAATTAATCCCAATGATCTTGAACAGCTCGAATTATACTTGAGCAGACTCGAGTTGCATTTTGATGTCCAGAATAATGTCCTCACGCCGAATATTAACGGTTATGGGATACCTCCTGATGAGCTAGACTCAGACGAAGTACGCAAATGGTTGCCTCGTATCACGAGACGCCCCGAGGTTGGCCGAGGGTTAGCGGCTCGCTTTAGAACTGCCACGGCGGGAATGCGTCTGGTTGCGGAGGGGCATGGCCTAGGTACGGGAATTTTCCCCGAAGCTGGCCACAAATTCTTTTGTGATGCTCCCACGGAGATTCGGATCGAGCGGCGTTGGCGTCAACGGTGCGCTGCAAGTGAGGTAATAAGTCGTGAGGAAGTCGGACGAGAACTCCGGGAACGGGATGCGAGCGATGCGATGCGCGAGGTTAATCCTGTGCGCCAGCTTCCGGATATGGTTGTCGTGGATACGGGCAAATTGACTCCTGATGAGTGCCTTAAACTCATGCTGGAGGTTCTTGACTGA
- a CDS encoding S53 family peptidase — protein sequence MKKEVWALTLASALAAWPLMGYGGSVQAASMGIIHGNVAHALLDASSEGNPASPSAHVTLYIGFNFQNAPLGSSYPSTVAQFIQDSVTPSSPYFHHFMNASTFAATYAPSSQAVHALLNYLAQYDIQPVTVNGQQIAYPLGINVEGTIGNVERAFQVSINNYLYQGRSYLANNTNPVLPTNYDGYNLAQLVSGIAGMTTYNAISDHMVNQSETPSQSGSTTPQGYSPQQMAQVYNVSPLYKNPHAVTGKGVTIAVATLAPFIPSDAEQFWNYYGINRTGTLSEVGVDGQNVNASGKGIGGSETSLDVERSGAMAPGANIIVYEAPNTTPGFLDLFQAVVSQDTAQVMTCSWGESEFFTPFSYAYMMNQAFMQGAAEGMTMMVASGDYGAYDGYPTDKNLSVDLPASSPDILAVGGTTLPQVSATNPNPTINGGVVVIPGGTIPMNGEQGWGWSYLLPYYENFGVTSEARWKNDIYPIGSGGGSSSLFTPNSPVPTSGLYSWWQTESLNDGNRDVPDVSFNADPFTGYAIYDSNSVYSSPTAPWMNGWGGTSFASPQWAGIVALIDQYTGSPQGLLNYALYANANSGGLRQITQGNNWYYNAGPGWNAVTGLGVPDAKKLADVIDTWQNSG from the coding sequence GTGAAAAAAGAAGTGTGGGCTTTAACACTGGCTTCGGCGTTGGCGGCATGGCCTCTTATGGGCTATGGCGGATCTGTACAAGCAGCGTCTATGGGCATTATTCACGGAAATGTTGCTCACGCGCTCTTGGATGCTTCCAGCGAGGGAAATCCAGCCTCTCCTTCAGCCCATGTTACGCTCTATATTGGTTTTAATTTTCAAAACGCCCCTCTAGGCTCGTCTTATCCTTCAACGGTTGCCCAATTTATTCAAGATTCAGTGACGCCAAGTTCACCTTATTTCCATCATTTTATGAATGCATCAACCTTTGCGGCGACTTATGCACCGTCTTCGCAAGCAGTGCACGCCTTATTAAATTACCTGGCTCAATATGACATTCAGCCTGTAACAGTTAATGGCCAGCAAATCGCGTATCCACTGGGTATTAATGTAGAGGGAACTATTGGGAATGTTGAACGAGCTTTTCAAGTTTCTATTAATAACTATTTGTATCAGGGCCGGTCGTATTTAGCCAATAATACCAACCCCGTATTGCCCACAAATTATGATGGATATAATTTGGCGCAATTGGTCTCAGGAATTGCCGGAATGACCACGTATAATGCGATTTCTGACCATATGGTGAATCAATCCGAGACCCCTAGTCAATCTGGATCAACCACACCACAAGGATATTCACCCCAACAGATGGCTCAGGTTTACAATGTCTCTCCCTTGTATAAAAATCCCCATGCTGTGACAGGAAAAGGTGTAACGATTGCCGTGGCCACGTTGGCACCGTTCATTCCTAGTGATGCTGAGCAGTTCTGGAACTATTACGGGATTAACCGCACGGGAACCTTGTCCGAAGTGGGTGTTGATGGTCAAAATGTTAATGCCTCTGGCAAGGGAATTGGGGGCTCTGAAACGAGTTTAGATGTAGAACGCTCCGGCGCAATGGCACCAGGGGCTAATATTATTGTCTATGAAGCGCCTAATACGACCCCTGGATTTCTTGATTTATTTCAAGCGGTCGTGAGCCAGGATACGGCGCAGGTGATGACATGTAGTTGGGGTGAAAGTGAGTTTTTTACGCCGTTTTCCTATGCCTATATGATGAATCAGGCCTTCATGCAAGGGGCTGCAGAAGGCATGACGATGATGGTTGCATCAGGTGATTATGGGGCTTACGATGGCTATCCTACAGACAAAAATTTAAGTGTTGATCTGCCAGCTTCCTCTCCTGACATTTTAGCGGTGGGGGGAACAACCTTGCCGCAAGTCAGTGCGACCAATCCCAATCCGACGATTAACGGTGGTGTCGTCGTGATTCCTGGCGGAACTATTCCCATGAATGGCGAGCAAGGTTGGGGATGGAGTTATCTTCTCCCATATTATGAAAATTTTGGAGTCACAAGCGAGGCAAGATGGAAGAATGATATTTATCCGATAGGTTCTGGAGGAGGTTCTTCAAGTCTATTTACGCCAAATAGTCCCGTGCCCACCTCGGGATTATATTCATGGTGGCAAACCGAATCGCTGAATGACGGTAACCGGGATGTGCCTGATGTGTCATTTAACGCCGATCCCTTTACCGGTTACGCCATTTATGATTCCAATTCAGTATACTCATCACCAACTGCCCCATGGATGAATGGGTGGGGTGGCACATCTTTTGCGTCTCCCCAATGGGCGGGAATTGTAGCATTAATTGATCAATATACAGGAAGTCCCCAAGGACTTTTAAACTATGCTTTGTATGCCAATGCCAATAGTGGAGGACTGCGGCAAATCACACAGGGAAACAATTGGTACTATAATGCTGGGCCCGGTTGGAATGCGGTGACCGGTTTAGGGGTGCCGGATGCGAAAAAATTAGCCGATGTGATTGATACGTGGCAAAATTCAGGATGA
- a CDS encoding GNAT family N-acetyltransferase has protein sequence MITIQKANEHDVMGICRVCRESYWETYTGILPSSYIARIVDQFYQPTRVVSEVTHQEWWVAKDNDGVLGAGSGGMTGTDVCELYVLYVDVRWRYHGIGSGLLDAITEECRAQGAKTQWVSVTPGNLKGIPFYESRGFVFQQVIPAYAQVDGENLVSLRYMRKI, from the coding sequence ATGATAACCATTCAAAAAGCGAACGAACACGATGTCATGGGCATTTGCCGTGTGTGCCGAGAATCCTATTGGGAGACTTACACAGGGATTCTCCCGTCTTCTTATATCGCTCGGATTGTCGATCAATTTTACCAACCGACACGCGTTGTTAGCGAGGTGACCCATCAAGAATGGTGGGTTGCCAAAGACAATGATGGTGTTCTGGGTGCCGGCTCGGGAGGAATGACGGGAACGGATGTGTGCGAGTTGTATGTTCTCTATGTTGATGTTCGCTGGCGCTATCACGGGATAGGATCAGGTTTGTTAGATGCCATTACGGAAGAATGTCGGGCTCAAGGGGCTAAAACTCAGTGGGTGTCTGTCACTCCAGGAAATCTCAAAGGGATTCCTTTCTACGAATCTCGTGGTTTTGTTTTCCAGCAAGTCATTCCGGCTTATGCTCAAGTCGATGGGGAAAACCTAGTGTCTTTACGGTACATGCGCAAAATTTAA
- a CDS encoding IS607 family transposase: MDRLVTIGEASKVLGVSITTLRRWEKEGRLQPDAMTPGGHRRYDVVKLRPELFRLQRSDRKTVAYARVSSHDQKEDLERQKQVLEMYCAAQGWTYEVVADLGSGMNDHKKGLQRLLNAILPDEVGRLVITHTHRLWRLGAELVFALCEAKEVEVVILNQGEDTPFEEDLAKDVLEIITVFSARLYGSRSRKNQKLIEDMKKVVDDAEKPSNCTGS; the protein is encoded by the coding sequence ATGGATAGATTAGTAACGATAGGTGAAGCGTCAAAAGTGCTTGGCGTCTCCATCACCACACTCCGGCGCTGGGAAAAAGAAGGCCGTTTGCAACCGGATGCAATGACCCCCGGCGGTCACCGAAGATATGATGTCGTCAAACTGCGTCCGGAATTATTCCGACTCCAACGCAGTGACAGAAAAACCGTAGCGTACGCAAGAGTTTCAAGTCATGATCAAAAGGAGGATTTAGAACGGCAAAAACAAGTTTTGGAAATGTATTGTGCTGCTCAAGGATGGACATATGAGGTCGTTGCTGATCTTGGATCAGGCATGAACGACCACAAGAAAGGCTTACAACGGCTATTGAATGCCATTTTACCGGACGAAGTAGGCAGGTTGGTCATTACACATACCCATCGTCTCTGGCGTTTGGGAGCAGAACTGGTTTTTGCCCTTTGCGAGGCGAAAGAGGTGGAAGTGGTCATTCTCAATCAAGGCGAAGACACTCCGTTTGAAGAAGACCTTGCCAAGGATGTGCTGGAAATCATCACGGTATTTTCTGCCCGCCTTTATGGTTCTCGTTCACGTAAGAATCAGAAATTGATCGAAGATATGAAAAAGGTGGTTGACGATGCTGAGAAGCCATCAAATTGCACTGGATCCTAA
- the istA gene encoding IS21 family transposase, with the protein MMMHEQKQTITAIQAATGRDRKTIRKVVTDQKHGHDLTRRTRESKLDPYKEYIEERWNQGCQNAVVLWEEARAHGYTGSLSLIKQLVQPLRPQRGVEPAQRYETDPGDQAQCDWADFGALVYPDQRRKLYIFIYTMSFSRRMSGEFVHDQRQTTLFRCLENAFAYFGCVPTTILSDNMKPMVIDHPRGGEIVWNPRFTAFAEFHGFGPKAARPYRAKTKGKVERSVLYVRQNFWPRIPEVITLKELNVRVMVWAQERDLRIHGTTFERPTDRWEADVAGAQPYDLTRLWAFGEQFPRKVTRDAFVHWQGHRFAVPWTAAGTMVYVRRYSETGIVIGQETQELTRYAIPSRPHQIVGTETWHQDAPPERIPGQPIARRRTLRTPEEDLPT; encoded by the coding sequence ATGATGATGCACGAACAGAAGCAGACGATTACGGCGATTCAAGCGGCCACCGGTCGCGATCGCAAAACCATTCGTAAAGTGGTCACCGACCAAAAACACGGGCACGACCTGACCCGTCGTACCCGTGAGAGTAAACTCGATCCATACAAAGAGTATATCGAAGAACGGTGGAACCAGGGGTGTCAGAATGCCGTTGTTCTCTGGGAAGAGGCCCGTGCCCACGGTTACACGGGCAGTCTGAGTTTGATCAAACAGCTGGTGCAACCGCTGCGTCCGCAGCGGGGTGTTGAACCGGCTCAACGCTATGAAACGGATCCCGGGGATCAAGCACAATGCGATTGGGCCGACTTCGGGGCGTTGGTGTATCCGGACCAACGGCGAAAACTCTACATTTTTATTTATACCATGAGTTTTTCGCGGCGTATGTCTGGCGAATTTGTGCACGATCAGCGCCAAACCACCTTGTTTCGCTGCCTCGAGAACGCGTTTGCGTATTTTGGCTGTGTCCCCACGACGATTTTATCAGATAACATGAAACCGATGGTCATTGACCATCCGCGCGGGGGAGAGATCGTCTGGAACCCCCGATTCACGGCTTTTGCCGAATTTCATGGTTTTGGACCGAAAGCCGCCCGGCCTTATCGGGCAAAAACCAAGGGAAAAGTCGAACGCAGTGTGTTATATGTTCGCCAAAATTTCTGGCCGCGGATCCCTGAGGTCATCACCCTCAAGGAATTAAATGTCCGTGTCATGGTCTGGGCCCAGGAACGTGATCTGCGCATTCATGGCACCACGTTCGAGCGCCCGACAGATCGCTGGGAGGCCGACGTGGCGGGAGCCCAGCCGTATGACCTGACGCGGCTGTGGGCCTTCGGCGAACAGTTTCCCCGTAAAGTGACGCGCGATGCGTTTGTGCACTGGCAAGGGCATCGTTTTGCGGTACCGTGGACGGCGGCGGGAACGATGGTGTACGTCAGGCGCTACTCCGAGACCGGTATCGTGATTGGGCAAGAGACGCAAGAGCTCACGCGGTATGCGATTCCCTCGCGCCCGCATCAGATCGTCGGCACGGAGACATGGCACCAAGACGCCCCACCCGAACGCATTCCGGGTCAACCGATTGCTCGGCGTCGTACGTTACGGACACCCGAGGAGGATTTGCCCACGA
- a CDS encoding nucleoside triphosphate pyrophosphohydrolase encodes MPQYNKLVRDNIPDIIKATGKSFRTRVLAPEERKDMLQAKLQEELKEYLSARSDETAVEELADLLEVIDALAVVHGRTWQQLRHIQEAKRQHRGGFYEGIFLIDVDD; translated from the coding sequence ATGCCGCAGTATAACAAATTGGTACGAGACAACATTCCGGATATCATCAAAGCCACAGGAAAAAGCTTCCGAACTCGTGTGCTTGCCCCCGAAGAGAGAAAAGATATGCTACAAGCCAAACTCCAAGAAGAGTTGAAAGAATATCTCAGTGCGAGGTCTGACGAAACGGCTGTAGAAGAGCTGGCCGATCTATTAGAAGTCATTGATGCGTTAGCTGTGGTGCATGGACGAACCTGGCAACAACTTCGACACATTCAAGAGGCAAAACGTCAACATCGTGGTGGATTTTACGAGGGTATCTTTTTGATCGATGTTGATGATTGA
- a CDS encoding class I adenylate-forming enzyme family protein: MVADVEKRRQYLMNLIPRWTRRTIAEHFHVYSQMYAQRLFLASPRRQLTYQQTWNEAWTLAKALLALGVKRREHVALLLPNEPQFMTLWIAIDLVGGIVIPLNSMLRQNELEYIMQQADVRILIFQDKIGRVAYDRIIEDLWQTLRHENMPSALEHIVMISSTPDSSPSSTPFIPWARFISEGNQISDDTVKHRWEQSRYPDEVAAIIYTSGSTGRPKGVMLTHDNFLRCAYSTCLSRAFEDGRKIFTPLPLYHVFALEEGVLASSFVGGTLILQPHFQPAQALSLMAQYQVNDVLCVPSMLINLVNHASAQRYDWSHLYALMCAAAPAPVPIWQKAVDLFGLTEICTGYGGTEVTASTTHTEVGDPINVVVSRVGRIKPGGVSGLPEFQGANVQYKVIDPETGQDLPPGSIGELTVRGNIVCRGYYNKPEETMAAFDKDGWFRSGDLGRIDENGYIEFLGRSKDLFKVSGENVAPKEVEEVLSQHPAVKQAYVVGVPDPVTTEIGAAFIELHAETQVTRRELWNWCQNSLARFKVPRYIFFVSPEEWPLTGSGKIQKFILRERALSLIKYDFSSSDNVE, from the coding sequence ATGGTTGCTGATGTAGAAAAAAGACGGCAATATCTCATGAATCTTATCCCGAGATGGACACGCCGAACTATAGCGGAACATTTTCATGTTTACTCACAAATGTATGCTCAGCGCCTCTTCTTAGCATCACCACGGAGACAACTAACGTATCAACAAACTTGGAATGAAGCTTGGACTTTAGCCAAGGCACTTTTAGCCCTAGGAGTAAAACGACGTGAGCATGTCGCGCTGTTACTTCCTAATGAACCCCAGTTCATGACATTATGGATAGCCATTGATCTGGTCGGCGGTATCGTTATCCCCTTAAACAGTATGCTACGCCAAAATGAACTGGAATACATCATGCAGCAGGCTGATGTCCGCATACTCATTTTTCAAGACAAAATAGGTCGCGTCGCTTATGATCGCATAATCGAAGACCTGTGGCAAACATTACGTCATGAAAATATGCCTTCGGCACTTGAACACATTGTCATGATATCCTCAACACCAGATTCATCGCCATCGTCCACCCCATTTATACCGTGGGCGCGTTTTATTTCCGAAGGAAATCAGATCTCGGACGACACAGTGAAACACCGGTGGGAACAGAGCCGTTATCCAGATGAAGTAGCAGCCATTATTTATACTTCCGGATCCACCGGTCGTCCAAAAGGGGTAATGTTAACGCATGATAATTTCCTTCGCTGTGCGTATAGTACGTGTTTAAGCCGAGCTTTTGAAGATGGGCGAAAAATCTTTACTCCTCTTCCCCTCTACCATGTTTTTGCCCTTGAAGAAGGCGTCCTCGCCTCGTCATTTGTTGGAGGCACTCTCATTCTCCAGCCGCATTTTCAACCGGCTCAGGCTCTTTCACTCATGGCCCAATATCAGGTAAACGATGTTTTATGCGTCCCTTCGATGTTGATTAATCTTGTGAATCATGCCAGCGCACAACGCTATGATTGGTCCCATCTTTATGCCTTAATGTGCGCTGCGGCGCCTGCTCCCGTTCCCATTTGGCAAAAGGCTGTAGATCTTTTTGGATTAACCGAAATTTGTACGGGGTACGGCGGCACTGAGGTTACCGCGTCGACCACGCATACGGAGGTTGGTGATCCCATTAATGTCGTAGTGTCCCGGGTAGGCCGGATTAAGCCGGGAGGCGTATCGGGCTTGCCCGAGTTTCAGGGCGCCAATGTCCAATATAAGGTCATAGACCCTGAAACGGGGCAAGATCTACCTCCTGGAAGTATCGGAGAATTAACAGTGCGAGGAAATATTGTATGCCGAGGTTACTATAATAAGCCAGAAGAAACCATGGCGGCCTTCGACAAAGATGGCTGGTTTCGCAGTGGCGATTTGGGTCGTATTGATGAGAACGGTTATATTGAATTTTTAGGCCGTAGCAAAGATTTGTTCAAGGTATCGGGAGAAAATGTCGCTCCCAAAGAAGTCGAAGAGGTTCTTAGTCAACACCCAGCTGTCAAACAAGCATATGTTGTTGGGGTCCCTGATCCCGTGACAACGGAAATTGGGGCAGCCTTTATCGAACTCCATGCTGAGACCCAGGTGACGCGCCGAGAATTATGGAATTGGTGCCAAAATTCATTGGCTCGCTTCAAGGTTCCTCGGTATATCTTTTTCGTTTCCCCTGAAGAGTGGCCCTTAACAGGCTCGGGTAAAATCCAAAAATTTATCTTGCGAGAACGTGCGCTATCTCTAATCAAATATGATTTCTCATCGTCGGACAACGTCGAATAA